caaatttatttttcttcgCCGACTCTTTTTTATGGTAATTCATTCCTATTTTGTGACATTAATCCACTATACTGACTTTTAATACAGCTATTATCAAGATTTCGACATTTactaaatgtaatgtttctggAATCAGACAATTGCTGAAGCATCAAATAGTTGCAAACTGTACTCCCTGATCAGATCATTATTTTCTGTTCGCAAAGACTTCAACATAATAACCATAACTGCAAGTCAATGACAACAGATTCTTTAATGAGTGATCAAAGAGAGATTTTCAAGCAACTCAGGCCAGCaagaacacatttttgcattcaGGACAAAAGGTCAGTtgagacaaaatgaaagagaaattacctttgtttttaaatatcattgcAGATGACTTTTTCAGAGAACATATGTAATGTCACATGAGTGGAGTTCTTACCTTTATCAAAGACCTCGGGGAATGGAGAGCCGTCCTGTTTGGcctggaaaaaaacaggttcaagttaaaacaaatttaaatatgtttcagaTCTTTTGAAGAAAAGACTCAAAGAATCAGATCTACCTGTTTCTCCACAGATGCATAATATTTGGACCACCAGTCGATGACACACTCTGCTGATTCGTCAGCGATGGTCCTCTTCTTCCGCTTGGTGGAACGACCACGAGTGCTCTTTGCCTGGCTGTCCTGGATTTAAGAAATACATGCACGTGCAAAGAATAGTTAGACACTGATATATGGGATCCATAGGAAcctaattatttatttagttataaaTGCAGCAGCTTTCACCCTTTTCTTCCTGGGTTCTTCCTTTGGTGTGGGTGGggctggaggtggaggcggGGCTTCATCCTCCACGGTGATGAGGAAATCTTGATTTGTTAGTGTTGCAGACAAACTGGTGTCTCCAGCGGATTGGTACAGTCCTATTGGACGAAAGACAAAGATCGATCTTCCTGTGAGACAAGATCAGTGGGGCCACTGGATAGGAGGATTATTAACTGAgttctgcagggatgacgtGTTTTTGAAGGCCAACACAGAAGTTATCGAAAAAGTAATATTAGAATTTTTCTATTGGATTTAGGAATATGgcattatgaaaataagatctgtggcaaacaaacgtttatgatactATTCAGCAAGATAATATTCACATGTGAACCCCACTTTAATGGCTTTTGGGGCATGAATGCATTCAGCAGAACTTAAAAAGTTAGTCTATAAACAAACTGCATCGAGATAGCATGAGCACGAGTCAACACAATGATGACTGGTTGGCGTGATGAAGTTTTGTGGTCTCTTTTAGATATTTGTCAGCaacataaaagcttcaaaattcgtGAGGggtttttaatgacattttgctATGTCATAGtacaaaacgttaaaatctcttgagcttgtgttaaccacagaccttattctGACTTCTAACCAAAAACACGTTGACATCAAGCCACACAGTgtgcaataagtgcaataacGCTGACTCGTTCTGGGTTTTaagactcattcctgcagcactctattatcatcattatcattttaggcatactgacaaaaaaaaaatatctagtGAAGGGACTACTTTATActtatattgtttatttgctCTGAGTACCTGGTATATTAGTGTCTAAGAACATCTCCTTCAAGTGTGCAATATGTTGCTTGTTCTTACTggtgtttatttaatatgtgtaaaatgtgtaatgtgtggttgtgatgtgttttaatacatgttcctttgtttctctgtttcttttttattatgacTATCATGCATGCAGCATTTGAGTCTAAGATAATTTTCCTATGAAGGACGAGAAAGTATACTGTATCGTATGTTTGAAAAGagtttttgaatttattttattttatgtaaaaatatgaaaagatgGCTTTGAATCTGGCCGTAAAATCACTGTATGTTACTGCAGCTTTTTGTCTGCTTTCAAATCATAACAATAGACAGCGGACAagtggaaacaggaggaaaatgtGATAGTAATTGTTGGCCATACTAATAATagcaaagcacacacacacagacacacacatgtattaCCCTCAGTGCTTTGTGGCTCTGGTGGCAGTGAAGGTCCGGGCGTCTCTGTGACTTTGGGTGGTTCGTGTGTCTGTATGGGAGCAGGCAGGGCCGGAGGTGGAGTGTATTTGAAGGCCTTCAGGTTGTTGATGATGTGGTTTCCAACCAACGTGCTGCGACCAAACGCCCGCCAGTCCACAACGGTGATGCtgagaggagggtggaggtgtTCGTTCTCTGGTAACTCCTAAAGGACGGCAGAGAAGATTCAAAATTCCATTAATTATCCAATAAATGTGTTGATTCAGTCAGACTCCATCCAGGGATTGTTATATAGTCCACTACATGAGCAAATACATTGTGACATGTGTTTATTGAACATTTAATTCCAAACCATGGGCATTAATATGCTCTCTATCAGCTTTGCATAAGATTTATAAAACCTGCAGGAATTTGCTCTCATTCAGACACAAGGTGATCAATAAGGTCTATTAATGCTGTATTGGTCTTACCAGCTCTATGGCATCCACCAGCGTGGTGAAGTTTGGGTTGGACTTGTACTTCTGAATGACGGAGGAACGCAATGTTTTACCTGCACACTCGATGAAGAcctagagaaagagagaggggagtgaTTAATGAGTAATTTAACTGGATGTTAGGATCCTGTTTCCCATTAAGGATCCTTGCTGAGGTTTCTTCCACTTTGTtctgaatatgaataaaaaccaagggtataaggacagaaaGTGATTATGCATTTATACAATCtgtatttgtgatatttggggattttaatgaggatcataatgggACAGTATACAGGATTTTATCTCGGACTGTTATGGAATGATATAGGAATACAACTCCGTAAGCATACAGTCTTGTGTGTGATGATACCTGTGTTTTGTTGgtcaaacaaatgtgtgtgtgtgtgtgtgtgtgtgtgtgtgtgtgtgtgtgtgtgtgtgtgtgtttatatgtgtttgtgtgtgtgtgtgtgtgtgtactgtgggCGATcaacagacagcagctgaaCCTTCTTCAGCTCCCTCAGACCCCAAAATAACACCTGgtggacaaaacacacacacacacacacacacacacacacacacacacacacacacacacacacacacacacacacacacacacacacacacacacacacacagaggtttaTTATAGCAATGTGCCTGGGTTGGATTATAAGGCAAAAAGTGTAATTTAATTGCtatgttgaaagaaataatacaaaaaataaaacaaccattTCTATTTTAATAACTGCTGCATGAAAGCTtctcaagagaaaaaaaaaaaacaggcacttgtgttttttatggaacagatgaaacaaaactttattccagaaaaaaaactttgggtCACAAATAAATcgtttttaacacacacacacacacacacacacacacacacacacacacacacacacacacacacacacacacacacacacacacacacacacacacaaacacaggaagccATACCTCCAGCCTGTAGGTGCTGAGAACCGGTCTGATGTTGGCAGGAACCGTGTAGATGCCTCCTTCCTGTTTCTCCAACGCCGGCAGACTCTGCTCTCCAGACTCTCCATGGATCTACACATTCATCACAATGATACGTGTTTGTCATTCTACATTCTTCATTCCGGTTTCACACCGCCTCATCGTGAGGAAAACCAAACGGTCGTCTACTGACCTGCAGCAGTTCAAACGCAGCCAGCAGGTCTCCTCCCGGCTGGCTGCCGCAGTGCAGCGGGCTGTACTTGAGGGTTGGAGGAGTgtaggggtcagaggtcaaacggACCTCGGGCACCGCCACTGTGGCACCCAGATACTCCGCCTTACCCTGCAGCCGGTAAACCAGAGAGAAGAGGTCACAAGGTCTATCAAGCTACAAAATATCTAAGACATTAAACCATTACTGGATTCATTCATCAATAAATCCATCTACGTAGCTTTACCAGAGCGTCGTCGTCGTACACCTCGATGAGAATGCGCGGCGGTTCCTCCTGGATGTGCTGCAGATCTCCACTCATCAGAAGGCAGCTCATCAGCAAACACTGATTCCATGTCGGACTGAGAGTCTGACTGATCACctgacagcaacacacacacacacacacacacacacacacacacacacacacacacacaaaagacacaaataagaCCTGGACAGTGCCAGCTCAGGAGACATAAACATACTCGCTGTAAGATGCAATTAAAAGCATTTATCAAACAATAACTTTTAACAAGACCATAAACTAACTATTAAGTCCTACTATTAACTAATTATGATCCTTATAGTACTCTTTTGTGCCATTTAACAAATCAACACTCAGGTTACATTCTGACCTTTCTCCATAAGCTGCGTCAACATTCCTCACTACATTTCCAGAGgcctttctttgtttgtctccatGAATTGAAGAATATCTTGTAAAACTATAGGCACAAGCTGCAGTTTGACCACATCGACAATCATCAGCATCCCATAGAAACGTTACTGACGTTCgaggaacacaaacaaacacttacaTTGGTGGTTTGGCTGTGTGACAGAAAGGTGACTCGGGCAAAAGGGTCCGACAGGCCGGAGCTGTCGGCAGCGATGAGACCACGAGCCTGATACATGTGGCACCTCAGCTGGAACTTATGCTGCTCTGGAGACGCAGACCAACATGCAACATATTATGTAGTTTAGGGTGACTTTAATGCATCACATTACACACATATCAAACAcgtatttttcctcttaccatAGTTATTGTATGATTTAAATGCAAGAAGCAAATACTAGAGACAGAATTGGTAGCAGGTATTAAtaattttgttgacattgtgTTGCCAGTTTGCAATGTGTGAAGGTCAAAgacaaaatgccaaaaatagGCAGAAACATGGAGGGATTGTaatggtctgtctgtctctttagtttagtttagtttagtttagtttagtttagtttagtttatttgcacaattgaaaaatataataaacataacattgataaatgatattacagtgcaggaagatgcagaaagcccactgggcttatttaaAGTGTCCacctatataaaaaaaaataaaaatcacaatactataacgaatacaaaaagaaaatacatgatatgaaatattttaccCGCACAGAGCAGACTTGCTGGAGGGCAGCTGGCGTCAGCGCCCCCTGTGGCCGAACTTAACCCCGCAGGTAGGTCGTCCAGCATGTGGGCGGAGTCCAAACAGGTTCCATACCACAGATACACATCCACCTTCGCCTGGACTGACAATTCTGCAGTACGCTTCCCTGGAGGCtgcacacattcaaacacatacaaactgtTTATCTCTGCCAGTGTTCCTACATTAAGAAATACTTAAAGGGAGAATGAGTAGGGCTTGTCGGTTGCtattaaaggggacattttataataatttttagGTTCATTcttgtattttaacatttctacTAAAAGGTGTTTAAATACTTCAATGTTCAAAAGACActtatttttctcataatgtctttctgaatatacctgtattcaccctctgtctgaaacgctctgttttagtgcctgtctctttaagtacagtctgctctgattggctcgttgaatcacatgtttttggATCTAGTCAGACAACAAAAAATACtgacagatttgttttatttaacaggttgaggatacccaaatgtatgtgcacaagcaaagaaaaatagttttttaatgttatgtcccctttaacacaacattcaaaATTGGCCCCGGCTCAACGACACCAGAACTGGAAGTGATGATTGAGAAGgattatttaagttatttaagttttttagGAAAATTGTACTCATTCTACATTAAAATGTTAGgtcatgggtgtgtgtgtttacctttaGGAACAGTGTTATTATCTTGCCACAGTGGATTCCTCGGGCCTCCTTGCTGCTGGAGTACAGCAGGTCTCTGGCACGGAGCCGAGCGTATGCAACTCGCTTGTTGTTGCTTAGTAACCACACGAACACGTCGGGCACCATGTGCTGGGGCTGCAGCAGAGGATGAAGgcgtgcacatgtgtgtgtcagaaaaGGTTGGATGTACAAGGTGAATAAGTAAAAACAGGGATGTTTTACACACAAATTATTAGGATGTACttgaatcaaacacacacacagtcatttagcagacatcacacacagtagtgtattacatatcattcacccattcacacacacagctaccATGAGTCCACCATCAGACTCTCCATCCACAAGgaagccacagccgccctaatgcataaaacacacacacacacacacacacacacacacacacacacacacacacacacacacacacacacacacacacacacacacacacacacacacacacacacacacacacacacacacacattgagtcCCGTACCTCCTCCACAAGGAAGCGTAGTTTCTGAGTGAGTTTTGTTGCGTGCTGCAGCATCTCTTTCACACCACCagcttttctcttcctctctaccACCGACTGGGCCTCTCCTATCATACtctcctgcaacacacacacaaacacacacaaaacacattttaagtgaACTGTTGTCTTTCATAAAGATTTCTTTTTGTAAAGGTCTCACATTTGGCACTAAAAAACATTGGCAGTCCTAATTAATAACAAAGTCATAAATCCACTGAACTGTAAAACTAGGAATAAATTAACTTGACAGGTCTTCGCCTAAGGCCTCATGGCAAAGAAGTATCGGGGAAGAattatgagtttgtgtgtgtttcagcataTTTTCCCACCAATTCCTGTTTACACATGGTGAGGCGTTTCCTGTCCAGCTGTGTCAGGTAGCTCGACTTTATCTCTGCCTTCAGCTTGGCCTCCGCTGCTGCTATGAAACTCCTGCAGACACGGAGAACAGTTTGGCTATCAGTCCTTTTCAGTGTTTAAGGGGAGACACttcaggtgaatagggtaataaaatgtaacttatatgaaacttcaccagttgaaaAATCTCATTTAGGCAATTTAAGTTTCTTAAAATGTTACgtttaaacatgcaaatgatgcattatcttatgaaatatgtgctaatttgcatttgCTGACATTAAGTCAAAGGTTTCTACAGAGAGTATTTTgaatatctctttgtatcactccatataTCAACTGTTTttagtaacaaaataaatgttgtataaatcaggctatcaatgatttatgaacaaaaccctgtgtaaaaaccttcagaatatagagcgGAATggaactgtaaagtttggtgaatgtaagtgctactgaagtggagatttcccGATCAGgatttaatcaaaatgtattgCTGAATTACATACATTTGAAGACACTTCAGGTAAATAGGGTAACAAAATTAACTAAAAacatatcaccatgaaacttcacctgttgattacttacatcaattatattttgtattagttCATGGAAATATTATGTGTTAATATGGAAATTAGGCATTATCtgatggtaacttttggtgaatttaggagaaatctacaagcgcaaataaacaaagtagtaaaatgaacacctgaatgtgtattctggatgttttctttccacaagtctcaaagaagacatgttatggaagcaaaatagaccAAAATCTCGAcattgaccagtgcatgaaaataaatgtttttgcctgtagtgtctcccctAAAGCAATGATGTTAAGACATTCCCACCATTGTTAGGAGACACAAACAGTGTTATTAAGTTCTGATTAGATCGTCTGAATTACCTGGCGTCCATACAGAATTCTTTGAGGATGGTTTTGAGCATTTGCTCCGCCCCTGGATCTGACTTCTTGTGGAGCTCAGCTGCACTGGCGACACCCTCCTCCTAAAAGACAATaagtattagttttttttagttggtCACTGTACTGTTAAAAATTCCTGAACATACAAATGAAGTATGAGTGTGTACATACAAACAGCACAGCTATATTGTCCAGCATGTTAGAGTTGTAGAGTCGGTAGGTTCTGTTCTCCCAGTGACTCAGCACATTGATGCACGGCTTCTGCTTCTCCAGGGGAAGATACATGTAGTACctgaatgcacacacatacatgcaaacacGGTTATCAACAAAAATTAACTGCGAGAAAACAATAAAGAGCAATATGTTGTAAAGTTAGAAAGAACGCTCCTCATCACAGGAACTCAAAAGCACCATGATCACATCACTGACCATCTAGCTATAAATTGAGGAAAAGGAGCAAATCCCCTTCTGTTCCCTTCTCTGACTGCTAATAACTAAATGCAAAAGAGTCGCGATAACTAGTGGAATcaataatattcaatatttagaTTTGATTTCAGGCATCAGTCATCTAGTTCGAATTATTAAATGCTGTATAACTTAAGTTGAATTTAAACACTTACATTGAAATTGTAACtctcaaaataacaaaataacacttaaaaaataaattattgaattCATGAGCAATATAGACAACACTTTCtcaactaaaaaacaaacttcaagAAATTCTAATTATACCTCGAAAGGCTCAGGAAAATGCATGTTTGAGTATGTGGTGGAAAGTGCCTGAAAAAATTTAAGTGAGTAAGTGGATCTTGGGTTAACTGTTTTACAAGAATGGTCAAGAATGTAATTTTGTAGTCACAGTGGCCACTTTTCTGCTAAAATGTTACTTATAGACTATAAGTAGCTTGAAGGCCATGCAAAGTGTTCTGGAGCACAAGTTGCAATGCAGTCTAAATCATACAGAAGTTCACCTGCTTGCACTTGGTATTTTCCTGGCTTCAAAAGATACACCTTTGCAGAGGTGAGTCCAGATGAGGTTTTATTTATGTAGATGCAGATCAGCCTAATTCTACAGTGGTATATCATTTTAGATCCGAGCAAAGGCCAATTAAAAGGCCaattattgcattaaaaaatgagGTGATTCCTTCAGCAGTGTCTGAGACAATGTACATCATTTACACACAAGGAGAAGAACATCAAACATCCTTCAAGGCTCAACAGAACATCAAGAAtcccaaaaaacattaaagcgaCTCAACTTGTTTCCTTCCACGATGAGCGGTTTCTGCGGAGGCGTGGTGGACTTGGAGGTGAAGGGCATGTCCTGAAGGTCTCTGGGTAGGAGCGGGGAGGTCGGGGAGGTgctgagagaagaggaggagccgGTGATGTCACCGCTGTCTGGGACCTCCAGCGCTCTTCTCCTCCTGACAGCAGGACTGGGGACGGGGACGGAGGGTTTCTCTGGAGGCTCCAAGACGTTACCACAGTTACCTGAGGGAGgaaccagagagaggaggagggtttcTTTATGCATCACAGTAGTAGAGGAAAACAACaagtacatttaatcaagtactgtacttaagtacaactTTAAGGTACATGTACTTAACTTTTCCTGCACTCCAATTATTTAATAACTACAGCTACTGTACAGATTCAGATAGCAAGACAAAATGTTATCaagaaatatatttgaatatcattgtatcaataataattcaaaatcTACCACAAgcagtataaaataaatgtgtataaataaaatgtatatgtaagATTTACAATTAACCTCACAATTACTAGCTGCAAAATTAGGTGAAATACACTCTAATAAGTCCATCAAATCTACTCCAATAACATACAATTTACTATATTCTGAAATTGGCTATTCTGCATAATTAGtacttacatttttaacatatttttagcccatactatttacattttacttgttttagGAATTAAACCCACTCAACTGTGCTTTTATTCTTGGCTTCAGTGATAATTGCAAAGTGGGCAAAATAACAGACAactcaaaaaatgtatcagacATATGAAACTGAACATTTCTTCAAAAGACAGCGTTATGTATAATATTTACTTCAGTGCACGAGGTGTTTCTATTAAAAGCAACAAGAGTAAAGAGAAGGAGGTGAAAGGGTGAGAGCAGTTTATTTAGTGACTCACCCATGGAGAACTCAAAGCTGATTGGCTTGTCTCCGATCTTCCTGTCAATCATGGTGGCTTCCAATACCGCCCCGAAGAGCAGAAAGCTCTCGTTGTTGTCGGCATTcatctggaaaaagaaaacatttattaatttacctGTAGTGtcgaagatttttttttttgtgcgtcATAATGAGGAACATCCCTGACCTGAGAATGATGAGTGTTATTAAAGAATGAGGAGGGATTTAGTGATATTATTTTCAGCATGTATTGCATAGTAACAAAACTTTGATTGTCACTGCAATCAGAAACAAACGATGCAACATTAATTGCAGAATCAACTCAACTTGAACCAACTGCAGCATGTCTATGGATGCAAAACTCTTCAGAATCATCAGTGCAAACAgtaagaaattatgaaaaagaatTGATTCTTTGAATAAAAATGGGTCTTGTAGTATTTAGAGTCACTTAcaaatttcccccaaaaaaggcACAAACTTGTCATATGTATAACCAATTGTCGTGACAAAACCATGTAGTATTCATAAAATACTACATCAGGTTTCTATGTTGGTGAATATTTAGGATGTTACTCAAAttatgctgaccagcccccaccccatgtggatatactgtatgttatttttattcttgttttttatttttattttattgtataatatgtgtatttattatctttctatgtatttgagctgctgcaacacccgaatttcccccatggggatcaataaaggaatataataataataaataaaaacccttCTCACCACAGGAGGAGATTCCACCGGCAGGACTTCTGCAGCTTTTCCTTTGTCAtcatcagctgctcctcctgctgctgctcctcctcctcctgcaggagtCTTACCATCCTTCCCTCCACCTTTTCCCGCTTTGGCATCTTTCAACGGTTTCACCACTCTGCTGAGTTTGGACTCCGAGCCCGATCCTCCTGATAGGATCTCCACCGCCAGCTCCATGTAGACGCGACCCCTGACCCCAGCAAGAAATGAGTTGGTGTGGTATTGTTGGTAAGTTCTTAGATAATTTAGTTAAATAAGTCATTTTCTTCCCTCATAATTGAATGTATTCAACATTGACCTGTAGGACACGCCCTCTCCGATGCCCTCATTGAGCTCCACTGTGTCATCACCGATGGATCCGTTCCTCACAGAGCCGTACAGGTTGATCCATGCAGGACCAAAAGTTGGCAAAAAccctggagaaagaaaagaataagATGGAGCGAGACAAACAACATCATGTTTAAACCAACGATTACCGCAATGATTCTTATTTCCCCTCTAAATATTTCTCATTCCCCTAAAGTCTTCCGTCTTTCTATATGACTTGATCTCtgctcccttcctcccccctttgtctctcctcacctctgtcACCATCCTGTTCATTGGAGATGCGCCTCAAGTCAAAGTAATGGGTTCCTATGGCAACGTCGCTCATGCTCCCCTCATCCCAGACCTGTGGAGGCGGAGAAAAGTCAGCATGCTGTAATATTCCTGTACGATTACATATAAGAGACAATTTGCGGTGTAATCTGACGATTGTCAGTCTGTCCACCTCCCACATAATAATAACGCTCAGACCTGGATCTTCATTCTCTGACACAGAGGGGGAAACATCTCTATGAAGACGATCTGCTCATTCCACGCCGGCTCTGCTGTGGACTTCTGAGTGGATGTTCGACCCTGAGAGGCAAAGGGATGCAGGCTTCAAttaaacaactttaaataaaagctaaatATGAGTGCCTGAAAGTGGAACTATAGCAAATAGATGGTTTTGgagctgatatttaaaaaaacgaaGAAGACAAagtgtcataaaaataagtcccTTTCCTAACGACAATGCAGTAGTGATGCATTTTAGGTCTATATAATTAAGAggattagataaaataaaacaatcatgtAATAGACCGAAAGCGACCAGATTATCAGTGTTAAGGTTGTTGCACAggcttttattgagtttccttttagcaaaatgttctgagtgaatttgagtttcTCTCTTGTGAACAGTTACAGTGTGTATgtttagggcttttattgtgaaataagtAGTGGACATGAGATCTGTGCTTTTCTCagggttgaaaggagtaattatatataataaataaataaacactaaaaGGCAAAATATTATatgcaaacaaaatataataagtTAAAACTAACTGTTTAATTCACGTTATTGCATatagaaaatattgatattgcacA
The Anoplopoma fimbria isolate UVic2021 breed Golden Eagle Sablefish chromosome 16, Afim_UVic_2022, whole genome shotgun sequence genome window above contains:
- the fer1l6 gene encoding fer-1-like protein 6, translating into MDPTESPRTKQRKAKLMFGLKGKKKKKVNTDLVLANKGAVDSEAEGPSEASALLEGENPEDQPETSAVRTRIIPNNKRAKLKTCIQKSEAKPQSFQIAINITEARQLVGENIDPSVVIEIGDEKKQTSVKEGTNAPFYNEYFVFDFFAYKDVFFDKVIKLTVMHSKMLRSFSIGSFKLDVWTVYKQPGHQFTNKWAMLTNPGDISTGVKGYVKCDISVSAKGDAIQPGPKASDAEEQIDKNLLIPEGFPSERPWARFFVKVYRAEGLPRNNSSIMANVTKAFIGDNTALIDPYVVVGFFKQVGRTSTQKSTAEPAWNEQIVFIEMFPPLCQRMKIQVWDEGSMSDVAIGTHYFDLRRISNEQDGDRGFLPTFGPAWINLYGSVRNGSIGDDTVELNEGIGEGVSYRGRVYMELAVEILSGGSGSESKLSRVVKPLKDAKAGKGGGKDGKTPAGGGGAAAGGAADDDKGKAAEVLPVESPPVMNADNNESFLLFGAVLEATMIDRKIGDKPISFEFSMGNCGNVLEPPEKPSVPVPSPAVRRRRALEVPDSGDITGSSSSLSTSPTSPLLPRDLQDMPFTSKSTTPPQKPLIVEGNKYYMYLPLEKQKPCINVLSHWENRTYRLYNSNMLDNIAVLFEEGVASAAELHKKSDPGAEQMLKTILKEFCMDARSFIAAAEAKLKAEIKSSYLTQLDRKRLTMCKQELESMIGEAQSVVERKRKAGGVKEMLQHATKLTQKLRFLVEEPQHMVPDVFVWLLSNNKRVAYARLRARDLLYSSSKEARGIHCGKIITLFLKPPGKRTAELSVQAKVDVYLWYGTCLDSAHMLDDLPAGLSSATGGADASCPPASLLCAEQHKFQLRCHMYQARGLIAADSSGLSDPFARVTFLSHSQTTNVISQTLSPTWNQCLLMSCLLMSGDLQHIQEEPPRILIEVYDDDALGKAEYLGATVAVPEVRLTSDPYTPPTLKYSPLHCGSQPGGDLLAAFELLQIHGESGEQSLPALEKQEGGIYTVPANIRPVLSTYRLEVLFWGLRELKKVQLLSVDRPQVFIECAGKTLRSSVIQKYKSNPNFTTLVDAIELELPENEHLHPPLSITVVDWRAFGRSTLVGNHIINNLKAFKYTPPPALPAPIQTHEPPKVTETPGPSLPPEPQSTEGLYQSAGDTSLSATLTNQDFLITVEDEAPPPPPAPPTPKEEPRKKRVKAADSQAKSTRGRSTKRKKRTIADESAECVIDWWSKYYASVEKQAKQDGSPFPEVFDKASPYQGLLSDGIDSLVSSVSDGDKKKKQKGKGTLEANLGPAAKLATLKLYNKELEAEFGPFDDWVNTYELFRGKANEEEGATEERFVGKFKGRFCLYKLNENNEEDWDEDTDIGDFRVNRGIPPNGLLQVLIRVYIVSASNLHPADPDGKADPYIVLRLGKDEIKDRDNYIPKQLNPVFGRSFEMQASFPKESLLSVVIYDHDLVGGDDLIGETRIDLENRFYSRHRATCGLPTEYSIDGYNAWRDCLKPSELLSKLCRDNGLDEPQFRPGRITVADKVFIGKTCFMHEDEPLESYEHLSLRILHRWSEIPVVGCKMVPEHIETRTLFHKARPGMDQGQVQMWIDMFPMDLPHPGPSVDISPRKPKGYELRIIIWNTEDVILEDSSFLTGQQSSDIYIKGWLKGLEDDKQETDVHYNSLTGEGNFNWRFVFPFSYLPAEKVIVVRKKEHIFSLDKSEQKLPAILSLQVWDFETLSSDDFLGTVELDLHCFPRGAKTAKSCKMDMMTDGTERISIFQQKRARGWWPFIKSGELTGKVEAEFHLVIAEEAEKNPVGKARKEPEPLPKPNRPDTSFSWFVNPFKCFFHLVWRNYKKYIIIALVVFITMLFLALLFYTLPGAISQRIVSG